The nucleotide sequence TCACGAGCACCGGGAAGAGGGTGACGTTCTGCTCCACGAGGGCCTGTGGCTCCACCTTCACCACGTCCCCCATGAAGGTCCGGCCCGGGTAGGCCTCCATCGTCACGCGCGCCTTCTGGCCGGGCTTGATCTGCCCCACGTCCGTCTCGTCCACCTTCGCGCGCACCTGCATCACCGACAGGTCCGCCATCTTGAAGAGCGTGCTGCCTCCGGACACGTTCGACGTCGCCGAGGCGATGATGAGCCCGGGCTGAATCTGCCGCTCCAGCAGGGTGCCGGCGATCGGCGCGCGGATGGTGACGTCCCGGCTGCGCTCCTTCGCGAGCTGCAGGTTCGTCTCCGCCCGCACCTTGGCCGCCCGCGCGGTGGCGGAGGCGTCCACGGCCGTCTCGTACTCCTGCTGCGTGACGTAGCCGGACTTGCGCAGCTCCTCCAGCCGCTGCCGCTGGGACTCCGTGGTGTTCAGCCGCACCCGCGCGGACTCCACGTCCGCCTGCGCCTGGGCCAGCGCGTTCTGCACGTCGCGCGGGTCGATCTCCGCCAGCAGGGCGTCCTTCTCCACCTTGTCCCCGGTGTCGAAGTGCACGCGCAGCACCTCACCCGAGGCCTTGGACTTCACCTCGACCACGCGCAGGGGCTCCACCAGGCCGGCGGACTCCGCCACCAGCTCCATGTCCCGGCGCTCCACCACCGCCACCGCGGCCGACCGCTCCTGCGCGGCCGGCTCGCTGCCTCGCGTGGTGGTGTACACCCCCGCGCCCAGCGCCAGGGCCGCGGCACCTGCAATCACCCACTTCTTCGACTTGCTCACGACGTCCTCCAGAGTCCATGTCGCCGCGCGCGGAGCGCGGACCGGTT is from Pyxidicoccus xibeiensis and encodes:
- a CDS encoding efflux RND transporter periplasmic adaptor subunit — protein: MSKSKKWVIAGAAALALGAGVYTTTRGSEPAAQERSAAVAVVERRDMELVAESAGLVEPLRVVEVKSKASGEVLRVHFDTGDKVEKDALLAEIDPRDVQNALAQAQADVESARVRLNTTESQRQRLEELRKSGYVTQQEYETAVDASATARAAKVRAETNLQLAKERSRDVTIRAPIAGTLLERQIQPGLIIASATSNVSGGSTLFKMADLSVMQVRAKVDETDVGQIKPGQKARVTMEAYPGRTFMGDVVKVEPQALVEQNVTLFPVLVRLENPEGLLRPGMNAEVSIEISRRRDAITVPNAAVVGLRDARSAAVAVGVSEDAVRALMRPAGGGAGAAGAGRGGSGTGAGGEAAAGAGGAATPVVGAEAGAGPGATTTASAGGNVAPASGNAPGAASGAGGGEGRGGRGMREGRQGSGDTRPAIVFVQGAKGPEPRRVVLGLSDWESSEVVSGLEPGEQVMLISVAQLQQQQQRSTERMRQATGGIVPGAGGGGPRGMR